From a single Anomaloglossus baeobatrachus isolate aAnoBae1 chromosome 8, aAnoBae1.hap1, whole genome shotgun sequence genomic region:
- the SPCS1 gene encoding signal peptidase complex subunit 1 encodes MLDIFASIPTQMDYKGQKLAEQIFQGIILFSAVIGFIYGYVIEQFGWTVYIVIAGFAVSCLLTLPPWPVYRRNPLKWLPVQDSGTDDKKQQEKKSKKHK; translated from the exons ATGTTGGACATATTCGCTTCCATCCCCACCCAGATG GACTATAAAGGTCAAAAACTTGCCGAACAGATATTTCAAGGGATTATCCTATTTTCTGCA GTGATCGGCTTCATCTATGGCTATGTGATTGAGCAGTTTGGCTGGACGGTGTACATAGTAATCGCAGGATTTGCGGTGTCTTGCTTG CTAACTCTTCCTCCGTGGCCCGTGTATCGCCGCAATCCACTGAAGTGGCTGCCGGTGCAGGACTCTGGTACAGATGACAAGAAACAGCAGGAGAAAAAATCCAAGAAGCACAAATAA